One Haloplasma contractile SSD-17B DNA segment encodes these proteins:
- a CDS encoding UDP-glucose dehydrogenase family protein — MKLAVAGTGYVGLVTGVCLAHVGHNVICVDIDEEKVNTMKSGVSPIYEPGLEELMKESYNDGKLDFTTDFVSAYKDADVIFIGVGTPEREDGSANLDYVFGVAKQIAESIEQDCLIVVKSTVPIGTNDRVEGHIKKHLKHDVNVEVASNPEFLAQGSAVKDTLEASRIVIGVESNNAEQILKKVYTPFNQPIVSTNRRSAEMVKYASNDFLALKISFMNDIANLCELVGANIEDVAEGMSFDPRIGNKFLNAGIGYGGSCFPKDTKALHWLASEHGYELKTVKAAIEVNEIQRFKLLKKARDYFETMNGVNVAVLGLTFKPGTDDLREAPSLPNVKALIEEGANVKAYDPVGVDNFKKYYPTEIDYTDTPQEALKGADICLIFTEWGEIKELSPSSFKELMKTPLVLDGRNCYRPEDMKDINYYSVGR, encoded by the coding sequence ATGAAGTTAGCAGTAGCAGGAACAGGGTATGTAGGATTAGTCACAGGAGTATGTTTAGCACATGTAGGACATAACGTGATTTGTGTTGACATTGACGAAGAAAAAGTAAACACAATGAAAAGCGGAGTGTCCCCCATTTATGAACCAGGATTAGAGGAGTTAATGAAGGAAAGTTACAATGATGGAAAACTTGACTTTACTACTGACTTTGTATCTGCGTACAAAGATGCTGATGTAATTTTTATCGGGGTGGGTACTCCAGAACGTGAAGATGGATCAGCAAATTTAGATTATGTATTTGGAGTTGCAAAACAAATTGCAGAGAGCATAGAACAAGATTGTCTCATAGTTGTTAAGTCAACTGTTCCTATAGGGACAAATGATCGTGTAGAGGGACATATCAAGAAACACTTGAAGCATGATGTTAATGTAGAGGTTGCGTCAAATCCTGAATTCTTAGCACAGGGTTCTGCTGTTAAAGACACGCTTGAAGCAAGTCGCATTGTAATAGGAGTAGAGAGTAACAATGCAGAACAGATCTTAAAGAAAGTTTATACTCCTTTTAATCAGCCAATTGTATCCACTAATCGTCGAAGTGCTGAAATGGTTAAATACGCTTCTAATGACTTCCTAGCGTTAAAGATATCTTTTATGAATGATATAGCAAACTTATGTGAATTAGTTGGTGCTAATATTGAAGATGTAGCAGAAGGAATGAGTTTTGATCCTCGTATCGGTAACAAATTCTTAAATGCAGGTATTGGTTATGGTGGTTCATGTTTCCCGAAGGATACAAAAGCACTGCACTGGTTAGCTAGTGAGCATGGCTATGAACTTAAAACCGTTAAAGCAGCAATCGAAGTCAATGAAATTCAACGCTTTAAATTACTTAAGAAAGCTCGTGATTATTTTGAAACAATGAATGGAGTAAATGTAGCAGTACTAGGTCTAACCTTTAAACCAGGAACTGACGATTTGCGTGAAGCGCCATCACTACCAAATGTCAAGGCATTGATTGAAGAGGGTGCTAATGTTAAAGCATATGATCCTGTTGGTGTTGATAACTTTAAGAAATATTATCCTACAGAAATAGACTACACAGATACACCACAAGAAGCATTAAAGGGTGCTGATATCTGTTTAATCTTTACTGAGTGGGGAGAAATCAAAGAGTTATCTCCAAGCTCATTCAAAGAGTTAATGAAAACTCCATTAGTGTTAGATGGACGTAACTGTTATAGACCTGAGGATATGAAAGATATAAACTATTACTCAGTAGGGCGATAG
- the galU gene encoding UTP--glucose-1-phosphate uridylyltransferase GalU — translation MMTKVKKAVIPAAGLGTRFLPATKAQPKEMLPIVDKPTIQYIIEEAVESGIEEILIITSSTKRSIEDHFDKSYELEETLKKKGKNDLLKIAQDISNMVNIHYVRQKEAKGLGHAIYCAKTFIKDEPFAVLLGDDIVINKNGQPALKQLLDQYEDVQSSVIGVQTVPNEDVSKYGICGPSKSHEPQGRLHKLSTMVEKPKIEDAPSNLAVLGRYVLTPEIFDMLETQSTGAGGEIQLTDSIKRLMDRQAVYAYDFEGMRYDVGDKFGFIKATIDFALDRDDLGDKVKEHIKSLVIAE, via the coding sequence ATTATGACAAAAGTAAAAAAGGCCGTAATACCAGCAGCAGGACTCGGAACACGATTCTTGCCAGCTACTAAGGCGCAACCAAAAGAAATGCTACCAATCGTAGATAAACCTACCATCCAATATATTATAGAAGAAGCTGTAGAATCAGGAATTGAAGAAATCTTGATCATTACAAGTTCTACTAAACGATCAATCGAGGATCATTTTGATAAGTCATATGAACTTGAAGAAACGCTTAAGAAGAAAGGAAAAAATGATCTTCTTAAGATTGCTCAAGACATCTCGAACATGGTAAATATCCATTACGTTCGTCAAAAAGAAGCTAAAGGATTAGGGCATGCTATTTACTGTGCGAAAACTTTTATCAAAGACGAACCCTTTGCTGTTCTTTTAGGTGATGACATTGTAATTAACAAGAATGGACAACCTGCACTAAAACAATTGCTTGATCAATATGAAGATGTACAATCTAGTGTAATTGGGGTTCAGACAGTTCCGAATGAGGATGTAAGTAAATATGGAATCTGTGGGCCATCAAAATCTCACGAACCACAAGGAAGATTACATAAATTATCGACGATGGTTGAGAAACCAAAGATAGAAGATGCACCTAGTAATTTAGCAGTACTAGGACGTTATGTATTAACACCTGAAATCTTCGATATGTTAGAAACACAATCAACAGGAGCAGGTGGAGAAATCCAATTAACAGACTCTATTAAACGTTTAATGGATCGCCAAGCAGTGTACGCATATGATTTCGAAGGTATGCGTTACGACGTTGGAGATAAGTTCGGATTCATCAAGGCAACAATTGACTTTGCATTAGATCGTGATGATCTTGGTGATAAAGTTAAAGAACATATTAAGAGTTTGGTTATAGCTGAATAG
- a CDS encoding tetratricopeptide repeat protein: MGPYCEALKINKSVYKEFKKQMKRSEKCMKKKKYNRYIFEAEKSLQILKRSIGLNNPIAGRIYFSIGKVYNQLDQREKANEYLSDAKNIYEAFIIKYKDNSTYINDIKKSKKDLAIIYTILSDIALKLNDTRLLDEINTKLVDNEYVSTQDKIGALFQLAEFRKRAKHYDEAYDYGKQTIELLRYLRICNEHYYIQMYIILGLSALKMENYERAIIILKNLKENYSLQRSDSNNVQEYLNAAYAKKDESD, translated from the coding sequence ATGGGGCCGTATTGCGAAGCATTGAAGATTAACAAGTCAGTTTACAAAGAATTTAAGAAACAAATGAAACGATCCGAAAAATGCATGAAAAAGAAAAAGTATAACCGCTACATATTTGAGGCAGAAAAGTCACTACAAATCTTGAAACGTTCGATTGGTTTAAATAATCCAATAGCAGGGAGAATTTATTTTAGTATCGGAAAAGTATACAATCAATTAGATCAACGTGAAAAAGCTAATGAATATTTAAGCGATGCTAAAAACATATACGAAGCGTTCATTATTAAATATAAAGATAATTCAACTTATATAAATGATATAAAGAAATCAAAAAAGGATCTAGCTATCATTTATACAATTTTGTCTGATATAGCCTTGAAACTAAATGACACTAGACTGTTGGATGAAATTAATACTAAATTAGTCGATAATGAATATGTTAGTACTCAAGATAAAATAGGTGCCTTATTCCAATTAGCAGAGTTTAGAAAAAGAGCTAAACACTATGATGAGGCATACGATTACGGAAAACAAACAATAGAATTATTAAGATATTTAAGAATATGCAACGAACATTACTACATACAAATGTATATAATCTTAGGTTTATCTGCTTTAAAAATGGAAAATTATGAACGGGCTATTATTATACTTAAAAACCTTAAAGAAAACTACTCACTACAAAGGTCAGACAGTAATAATGTACAAGAATATCTCAATGCAGCGTATGCAAAAAAAGATGAATCCGACTGA
- a CDS encoding polymorphic toxin-type HINT domain-containing protein codes for MEVGYDVYVTNPKSGETELKNIFQTFEKEVNEIVQISVNGEVIETTEEHLFYIDERGFTKAVRS; via the coding sequence ATCGAAGTTGGATATGATGTCTACGTTACAAATCCAAAGTCTGGAGAAACTGAACTAAAGAACATTTTTCAGACATTTGAAAAAGAAGTAAATGAGATTGTTCAAATCTCAGTAAATGGTGAAGTGATCGAAACAACGGAAGAGCATTTATTCTACATTGACGAAAGAGGATTTACTAAAGCTGTTAGAAGTTGA